A genome region from Dickeya dadantii NCPPB 898 includes the following:
- a CDS encoding YeaH/YhbH family protein, whose translation MAYFIDRRLNGKNKSAVNRQRFLRRYKSQIKQSIAGAINKRSVTDVENGESISISNSDISEPMFHQGRGGIRHRVHPGNDHFVQNDKIERPQGGGGGGSGQGDASQDGEGQDEFVFQISKDEYLDLLFEDLALPNLKKTEHRQLNEYKTHRAGYTANGVPANISVVRSLQNSLARRMAMTAGKRRELHQREEDLALLENTEPVQLLEEERLRQEIAELRQRIASVPFIDTFDLRYKNYERRPEPSSQAVMFCLMDVSGSMDQATKDIAKRFYILLYLFLSRTYKNVEVVYIRHHTQAKEVDEQEFFYSQETGGTIVSSALKLMEDVVKERYDPAQWNIYAAQASDGDNWADDSPLCRELLATHLLPAVRYYSYIEITRRSHQTLWREYEMLQNSFDNFAMQHIRDQDDIYPVFREIFHKQTVDN comes from the coding sequence ATGGCCTATTTCATTGATCGGCGTTTGAACGGCAAAAACAAAAGCGCGGTTAACCGCCAGCGTTTTTTGCGCCGCTACAAGTCGCAAATAAAACAGTCGATTGCCGGGGCCATCAACAAGCGTTCGGTTACCGACGTGGAAAACGGAGAGTCTATCTCGATCTCCAATTCAGATATCAGTGAACCGATGTTCCATCAGGGCCGCGGAGGGATTCGTCACCGGGTACACCCCGGTAACGACCACTTTGTGCAGAACGACAAGATCGAGCGGCCGCAGGGTGGCGGAGGCGGCGGATCCGGCCAGGGCGACGCCAGCCAGGATGGCGAAGGTCAGGATGAATTCGTGTTCCAGATATCCAAAGACGAGTATCTTGACCTGCTGTTCGAGGATCTGGCGCTGCCCAACCTGAAAAAAACCGAACACCGGCAACTCAACGAATACAAAACCCACCGTGCGGGGTACACCGCCAATGGCGTCCCCGCCAACATCAGCGTGGTGCGTTCGCTGCAGAACTCGCTGGCGCGCCGCATGGCGATGACCGCCGGTAAACGGCGCGAACTTCACCAGCGGGAAGAAGATCTGGCGTTACTGGAAAACACCGAGCCGGTACAGTTGCTGGAGGAGGAGCGACTGCGGCAGGAAATCGCCGAGCTGCGCCAGCGCATCGCCAGCGTACCGTTTATCGATACCTTCGATCTGCGTTACAAGAACTACGAGCGCCGGCCGGAACCGTCAAGCCAGGCGGTGATGTTCTGCTTGATGGACGTGTCCGGTTCGATGGATCAGGCCACCAAGGACATCGCCAAACGTTTCTACATCCTGCTGTATCTGTTCCTGAGCCGTACCTACAAAAACGTAGAAGTGGTGTATATCCGCCACCATACGCAGGCTAAGGAAGTGGATGAGCAGGAGTTCTTCTACTCTCAGGAAACCGGCGGCACGATTGTCTCCAGCGCCCTGAAACTGATGGAGGACGTGGTCAAAGAACGCTACGATCCTGCGCAATGGAACATTTACGCCGCGCAGGCTTCCGATGGCGACAACTGGGCGGACGACTCGCCGCTTTGCCGTGAATTGCTCGCCACTCACCTGCTGCCGGCGGTGCGTTACTACAGCTACATCGAAATTACCCGTCGCTCACACCAGACGCTGTGGCGGGAATATGAGATGTTGCAGAACAGCTTTGACAATTTCGCCATGCAACATATTCGCGATCAGGACGATATCTACCCTGTCTTCCGAGAAATCTTCCACAAACAAACCGTCGACAACTAA